A window from Drosophila nasuta strain 15112-1781.00 chromosome 3, ASM2355853v1, whole genome shotgun sequence encodes these proteins:
- the LOC132788987 gene encoding probable histone-lysine N-methyltransferase CG1716 produces MENFIADGAEKMEAPRKRLGRPPKNNSSNQLAGAETPSNDELDAAATAADTSCRRSTRKKIAKFDVLDVLNKSRKTHKIQIEARIDSNTPTTSQNVATPTSTQGLSSPINRFIAARAAPQLTPTPSVPALELFTKPKPTPSLIVLQVSSDKSQDLPQRKRGRPRKQLSMDNTSNSSSSSPQVEINAEIVTSLSGESSDSDLGVVTSNVPANLELQDDNALEPSQASNDDAETEIITVLQSDEEDSDSQIIFVEIETATSATGEEQEDSNNPAEQHSFKLIFPKGENAEEEVEATPNDSNPSDQEFIAAVEEQLAKDEEEEQPGTELELITEELSEQASVCEIEEEVLLLEQAEQLIEETQGEEDVNMDTVEDAKVKSVEDVRMETEDETKQEIVEEEKEKVNEDMETADEAKQETEDVKLEKVDEAKQETADEAKQETVDDVNQKATDKTKPETTFNIDEPKQDLIVAAKLETVEDDVKLIADVINETTKDCPKEEVEEKQQPQEKKTQPSAAEKVIPIEVGTKISEEILEHPEQKPTTETSKPKAAEQPKKDDIKVTSESAQTEVSAELPATAIEMKLSTEVTDKEIKMKATTKEPEVKQAKKEPPASEDTAIETSPMRTEPSSSSKVEVMESRTTDKKKPTDSPGPSPKREKSSTPAKLPIVECDALFKVLDEANAQMRQEEKTKKKLKQTAKKQKQETIKQSSPTPPTAATSRGKKSQSKKASRRNTISSEEQQQQQEKETPSVATNKRRNSLHPFKASPSPERRPESSGKKAKEKKPTRKSATAKETTEITVTKAEPSRRISTPTSEAEESFLLGDIAKFIEDGVKLLERDYRVEDEQQQQQQQQQPEEPEQQKQEEQQEDEFATRVANLETPATTPTPSPAVSTEDLSSGVRRSHRIKQKPQSSKSSQGRGSTAHTPSISMEQQLSELAHIEAINEQFLRHEGLNTFQTLRDNYYRCARQVSKENAEMQCDCFVTGDEEGLGQLPCGDGCINRMLMIECGPLCTNADRCTNKRFQQHQGWPCRVFRTEKKGCGITAELQIPPGEFIMEYVGEVIDSEEFERRQHLYSEDRNRHYYFMALRGEAIIDATSKGNISRYINHSCDPNAETQKWTVNGELRIGFFSVKTILPGEEITFDYQYQRYGRDAQRCYCESANCRGWIGNEPESDEGEQLDTDSESEQESLNEEPRLEQEQNKTKPSKGAKTKAQSKLPAAARKKRKEQPKAKDREYKAGRWLRPSGGSSGEKSASGKHDHVEDPDVLEQLTLLTRSGLKNQLDTLRFSRCMVRAKLLESRLQLLGVLTRGELPCRRLFLDYHGLRLLQAWISESGSDQQLRLALLDALESLPIPNKTMLNDSRVYQSVQLWSNQSGEPAQPDMERILALLQKWNGLPEIFRIPKRERIEQMKEHEREADRQQQDKPALEESNSAASVLSSDRYRQDRFRRDTSSRYEKSKPPSRMSGNNTICTITSTANSEGANGGGGGKSESRRRSEFDPRRAITKEMRRSLFERKVAQDEAEKRVGSEDFREHELRCEYFGADLNTDPKQLPFYQNTETNEWFNSDDQPVAAPLRCGDITEPLSPESPADVEYKLPPNIEPLPLSWTWARTPEGDIYYYHLRDREPQWEPPTAEQRLQKLVEDEPEPVPATETDDEANADHLIKVDIDFGAQLSAAAMDHLVEIKVRERREKRRNRLVSVRVISPRREEDRLYNQQESRKYKENKEKIRRRKEVYRRTRIETSATEADDEDQPADALPIHRYLYSSDEEATTDGDCLPEAEAEQEPGRSSETESMGSSKRKLPIPEGLKKHRSERDKKRKTASIAREASDKFHFEISAHVAEFLRPYRQETCQLGRITSDEDYKFLIKRLSHHITTKETRYCEATSNPLACTESVKHKSYDFIKQYMRKKGPIYKKPSDKMD; encoded by the exons ATGGAGAATTTCATAGCCGATGGGGCTGAAAAAATGGAGGCGCCGCGCAAGCGACTCGGAAGACCACCGAAAAACAATAGCAGCAATCAATTAGCTGGAGCTGAGACACCAAGCAATGATGAATTGGATGCCGCTGCCACGGCAGCAGACACATCATGCAGACGCAGCACACGAAAGAAAATTGCCAAATTCGATGTGCTCGATGTGCTGAACAAAAGCCGCAAAACgcacaaaatacaaatcgaGGCACGCATCGATTCCAATACGCCAACCACCAGCCAGAATGTGGCAACTCCAACATCCACACAAGGCCTCAGCTCGCCAATCAATCGCTTCATTGCCGCTCGAGCAGCACCGCAACTAACGCCAACGCCTTCTGTGCCCGCCCTGGAGCTGTTCACGAAGCCTAAGCCAACGCCCAGCTTGATTGTGTTGCAGGTGAGCAGCGATAAGTCGCAAGATTTGCCACAACGCAAACGTGGTCGTCCACGCAAGCAGCTGTCCATGGACAACACTtctaacagcagcagcagcagtccaCAAGTGGAAATAAATGCGGAAATTGTGACCAGTTTAAGTGGTGAATCTTCCGACTCGGATCTGGGAGTTGTAACATCGAATGTGCCCGCAAATCTGGAATTGCAAGATGACAATGCCTTGGAACCGTCTCAAGCCTCCAACGACGATGCGGAGACAGAGATCATAACTGTGCTACAGTCCGATGAAGAAGATTCCGATTCGCAGATTATTTTTGTGGAGATTGAAACGGCAACTTCAGCGACTGGCGAGGAGCAAGAAGATAGCAACAATCCAGCTGAGCAGCACAGCTTCAAATTGATATTCCCCAAGGGCGAGAATGCGGAGGAGGAAGTGGAGGCAACACCTAACGATTCAAATCCCTCAGATCAAGAGTTTATTGCGGCTGTTGAGGAACAGCTAGCCAAGGATGAAGAAGAGGAACAGCCAGGCACTGAGCTGGAACTGATAACTGAAGAGCTTAGCGAACAGGCAAGTGTCTGCGAGATTGAGGAGGAAGTGCTGCTGTTGGAGCAAGCAGAACAGCTGATAGAGGAGACGCAGGGTGAGGAGGATGTAAATATGGACACAGTAGAGGATGCTAAAGTGAAGAGCGTTGAAGATGTAAGGATGGAGACGGAAGACGAAACAAAACAGGAGATTGTGGAAGAAGAAAAGGAGAAAGTTAATGAGGATATGGAGACTGCAGATGAAGCAAAGCAGGAGACAGAAGATGTGAAACTGGAGAAAGTAGATGAAGCAAAGCAGGAGACTGCAGATGAAGCAAAGCAGGAGACTGTAGATGATGTAAATCAGAAGGCCACAGATAAAACAAAGCCGGAGACTACGTTTAATATAGATGAACCAAAACAAGACTTAATAGTTGCTGCCAAGTTGGAGACTGTAGAAGATGATGTAAAGTTGATTGCTGATGTGATCaacgaaacaacaaaagatTGCCCTAAGGAAGAAGTTGAAGAAAAGCAGCAGCCTCAGGAGAAGAAGACACAGccatcagcagcagaaaaagTAATCCCGATTGAAGTGGGGACCAAGATCTCAGAAGAAATCCTAGAGCATCCTGAACAAAAGCCAACGACTGAGACCAGCAAACCAAAAGCTGCCGAACAACCAAAGAAAGATGACATTAAAGTCACTTCAGAATCTGCGCAAACTGAAGTTTCAGCTGAGTTGCCTGCCacagcaattgaaatgaaactgTCAACTGAAGTGACAGACaaagaaatcaaaatgaaagcaacaacaaaagagcCTGAAGTCAAACAGGCCAAGAAGGAGCCACCTGCAAGTGAAGACACTGCAATTGAGACGTCTCCAATGAGGACAGAGCcaagtagcagcagcaaagtcGAAGTCATGGAAAGTCGCACCACCGACAAGAAGAAACCAACTGACAGCCCAGGACCTAGTCCGAAACGGGAGAAATCTTCCACACCTGCCAAGCTGCCGATTGTGGAATGCGATGCGCTGTTCAAGGTGCTGGACGAGGCCAACGCACAGATGCGTCAGGAGGAGAAGACTAAAAAGAAGCTCAAGCAGACGGccaagaagcagaagcaggagACCATCAAGCAGAGTTCACCCACACCGCCAACGGCAGCCACATCGCGTGGCAAGAAGTCGCAGAGCAAGAAGGCTTCGCGACGCAACACCATCAGCAGcgaggaacaacaacagcagcaggagaaggAAACCCCTTCAGTGGCCACCAATAAACGTCGCAATTCGCTGCATCCCTTCAAGGCGTCGCCAAGTCCCGAGCGTCGCCCTGAGTCGAGCGGCAAGAAAGCCAAGGAAAAGAAGCCGACACGCAAGTCAGCGACAGCGAAGGAAACAACAGAGATAACGGTTACAAAGGCAGAGCCAAGTCGTCGCATTTCCACGCCCACCTCTGAGGCGGAGGAGTCCTTTTTGCTAGGCGACATAGCCAAGTTCATTGAGGATGGCGTCAAGCTGCTCGAACGGGATTACAGAGTAGAGgatgagcaacagcagcagcaacaacaacaacaaccggaAGAGCCGGAGCAACAAAAGCAGGAAGAGCAGCAAGAAGATGAGTTTGCCACGCGCGTGGCTAATCTAGAGACGCCAGCCACCACACCAACACCCTCGCCCGCTGTCAGCACAGAGGATTTGTCATCGGGCGTCCGACGTTCGCATCGCATCAAGCAGAAGCCGCAGAGCAGCAAATCGTCGCAGGGACGCGGGAGCACCGCGCACACGCCTTCGATTAGCatggagcagcagctgtcgGAGTTGGCGCACATCGAGGCCATCAACGAGCAGTTTCTACGCCACGAGGGTCTGAACACATTCCAAACGCTCCGGGACAATTACTATCGCTGTGCTCGCCAGGTGAGCAAGGAGAACGCGGAGATGCAATGCGATTGCTTTGTCACCGGCGATGAGGAGGGATTGGGACAGTTGCCTTGTGGCGATGGCTGCATCAATCGCATGCTGATGATCGAGTGCGGTCCGCTGTGCACGAATGCGGATCGCTGCACCAACAAGCGCTTCCAGCAGCATCAGGGCTGGCCTTGTCGTGTCTTTCGCACCGAGAAGAAGGGTTGCGGCATCACCGCCGAGCTGCAAATACCGCCCGGGGAGTTCATCATGGAGTACGTGGGCGAAGTGATTGACAGCGAGGAGTTTGAGCGACGTCAGCACTTGTATTCCGAGGATCGCAATCGTCACTATTACTTCATGGCGTTGCGCGGCGAAGCCATCATCGATGCCACATCCAAGGGCAACATTTCGCGCTACATTAATCATAGCTGTGATCCGAATGCCGAGACCCAAAAGTGGACAGTCAACGGCGAATTGCGCATCGGTTTCTTCAGTGTGAAAACCATTTTGCCAGGTGAGGAGATTACATTCGATTATCAATATCAACGCTATGGACGCGATGCTCAGCGTTGCTATTGCGAGTCGGCGAATTGTCGCGGCTGGATTGGCAACGAACCCGAGTCGGATGAGGGCGAGCAACTGGACACGGATAGCGAAAGCGAACAGGAGTCACTCAACGAGGAGCCACGCCTCGAGCaggaacaaaacaaaaccaaacccaGCAAAGGAGCGAAGACCAAGGCACAATCCAAGTTGCCCGCAGCAGCTCGCAAGAAGCGCAAGGAGCAGCCCAAGGCCAAGGATCGCGAGTACAAAGCCGGACGTTGGCTCCGTCCATCGGGCGGCAGCAGCGGTGAGAAGTCTGCAAGCGGTAAACACGATCACGTTGAAGATCCGGATGTGCTGGAGCAGCTCACGTTGCTCACACGCAGCGGCCTCAAGAATCAGCTGGACACATTGCGTTTCTCGCGTTGCATGGTGCGCGCCAAGCTGCTAGAGAGTCGCCTCCAATTGCTGGGTGTGCTCACACGCGGCGAGTTGCCCTGTCGCCGTCTCTTCCTCGACTACCATGGTTTGCGGTTGCTACAGGCGTGGATTAGTGAGAGCGGCAGCGATCAGCAGCTGCGTTTGGCGCTGCTTGATGCCCTCGAATCGCTGCCCATACCCAACAAGACCATGTTGAACGATAGTCGCGTCTATCAGAGCGTGCAGCTCTGGAGCAACCAGTCTGGAGAGCCGGCCCAACCGGACATGGAACGCATCTTGGCGCTGCTGCAAAAATGGAATGGACTGCCGGAGATCTTTCGCATACCGAAACGTGAGCGCATCGAGCAGATGAAGGAGCACGAACGTGAAGCGGATCGTCAGCAACAAGACAAACCGGCACTGGAGGAGAGCAACAGCGCCGCGTCGGTGCTAAGCAGTGATCGTTATCGTCAAGATCGCTTCAGGCGCGACACGAGCAGTCGCTACGAGAAGTCGAAGCCGCCGTCGCGTATGAGCGGCAACAATACCATCTGCACCATCACCAGCACTGCCAACTCCGAGGGCGCCAACGGCGGAGGCGGCGGCAAGTCCGAAAGTCGTCGACGCTCCGAGTTTGATCCACGTCGCGCCATAACCAAGGAAATGCGTCGATCGCTATTCGAGCGCAAG GTCGCCCAGGACGAAGCAGAGAAGCGTGTAGGAAGCGAGGACTTCCGTGAGCACGAGCTACGCTGCGAATACTTTGGCGCCGATCTCAACACTGATCCTAAACAGCTGCCCTTCTATCAGAACACCGAGACCAACGAGTGGTTCAACAGCGATGATCAGCCGGTAGCCGCTCCGTTGCGTTGTGGCGACATTACTGAACCACTGTCACCCGAAAGTCCCGCCGATGTGGAGTACAAGTTGCCACCCAACATCGAACCGCTGCCGCTCTCTTGGACCTGGGCACGTACCCCAGAGGGTGACATCTACTATTATCATTTGCGTGATCGCGAGCCACAGTGGGAGCCACCAACCGCCGAGCAGCGTCTGCAGAAGCTGGTGGAGGATGAGCCGGAGCCGGTGCCAGCAACGGAAACGGACGACGAAGCTAACGCTGATCATCTGATCAAAGTGGACATTGATTTTGGAGCACAACTCAGTGCAGCGGCCATGGATCACTTGGTGGAGATCAAGGTACGCGAACGACGCGAGAAGCGACGCAATCGTCTGGTCTCAGTGCGTGTTATAAGTCCACGACGTGAGGAGGATCGTCTCTACAATCAGCAGGAGTCCCGCAAGTACAAGGAGAACAAGGAGAAGATACGACGCCGCAAGGAAGTCTATCGTCGCACGCGTATCGAGACCAGTGCCACAGAGG